In the genome of Bacillota bacterium, the window CATATCTCCGGACAGGCGCGTCAATGTCACCTGATCCGTAACCTGGTGCACCTGCGCTATGAAATCAGTAACACGGCTGCCCTGGAACTGATGGAGGAATTAATCGCCGAAGGAGTGGCCAGCCTTTTTTCCTTCATGGACCACACGCCGGGGCAGGGCCAGTACGGGTCAATAGAGCAGTACAAGAAGTACGTCCGGAAGACCTACTGGTTGAAGGAAGAGGAATGTGATGCCCTGGTAGCTCAGAAGATCCGGGAACGGCAGGAAGTGGATCCGGCACGACTACGGTTCCTGGCTGCTACTGTTCAGGCTAGTGGGGTTCCGCTGGCTTCCCATGACGACGATACTCCAGACAAAGTAGAGAAGATGTACCGCCTGGGAGCAACTATTGCTGAATTTCCCGTTAACCTGGCTACGGCCAGACATGCCCGTTTGCTGGGGATGCATGTTTGTGTGGGAGCCCCTAATATTTTAAGAGGCGGCTCCCATGAAAATAATTTAAAAGCCCGCGAAGCACTGGATAGCGGTGCGGCAGATATTCTTTGTTCCGACTATTACCCTCCGGCGCTCCTGCAGGCTGTCTTTTACCTGGCGGCGGACGGTTACAGCTTGCCTGCTGCAGTGCGCCTGGCCACTCTCAATCCGGCTCAAGCTACCGGTCTGGTCGCTGAACTGGGCTCGGTAGAAGAGGGGAAAAAAGCCGACTTAATCCTGGTGCGGTTAATTGGCGGCCAGCCCGTGGTTATGGGAACTGTAACAGGGGGTA includes:
- the phnM gene encoding phosphonate metabolism protein PhnM, whose amino-acid sequence is MPSRLLITNVRVVLPYRLLEPGYVYVEDGCIAEVGEGTTTGGSGLTEFDGAGAYLLPGLVDIHSDAVEKEIQPRPNVTFPIGPACGELERKLAASGITTIFHSISFSAGEGVRSNDLAATIARHISGQARQCHLIRNLVHLRYEISNTAALELMEELIAEGVASLFSFMDHTPGQGQYGSIEQYKKYVRKTYWLKEEECDALVAQKIRERQEVDPARLRFLAATVQASGVPLASHDDDTPDKVEKMYRLGATIAEFPVNLATARHARLLGMHVCVGAPNILRGGSHENNLKAREALDSGAADILCSDYYPPALLQAVFYLAADGYSLPAAVRLATLNPAQATGLVAELGSVEEGKKADLILVRLIGGQPVVMGTVTGGKLVARFAYHLNP